The Arachis hypogaea cultivar Tifrunner chromosome 16, arahy.Tifrunner.gnm2.J5K5, whole genome shotgun sequence genome contains a region encoding:
- the LOC112757391 gene encoding uncharacterized protein: MGEISVVPYYDGHLMVRDCSMFDKVFCVFPACVEAFKHCKPFVSVDDIHFYGKYSGVLLITVAQDGNNNILHECLLIISDRSQAIKAALRAEDSGWHPLKAFHAYCVRHMAVNFMSRFKSAKKKWYLINAAYNPRRAEYERYMDALTLLSQEMAY, from the exons ATGGGTGAGATTAGTGTTGTACCGTACTATGATGGACACCTCATGGTGCGTGATTGCAGCATGTTTGACAAGGTATTTTGTGTCTTCCCTGCCTGTGTGGAggctttcaagcattgcaagccatTCGTCTCCGTCGATGACATACATTTTTATGGCAAATATAGTGGTGTTTTGCTTATTACAGTGGCACAAGATGGTAACAACAATATCCTTCAT GAATGCCTGCTAATTATTTCTGATAGATCTCAAGCGATCAAGGCTGCACTGAGAGCTGAGGATAGTGGTTGGCATCCTCTTAAAGCATTTCATGCTTACTGTGTCCGGCATATGGCAGTGAACTTCATGTCTCGTTTCAAGTCTGCTAAGAAAAAGTGGTATCTCATAAATGCTGCTTATAATCCAAGAAGGGCTGAGTACGAGCGGTACATGGATGCTTTGACATTGCTGTCGCAAGAGATGGCATATTAG